A window of Burkholderiales bacterium contains these coding sequences:
- a CDS encoding response regulator, whose translation MSAPKAVVLVVEDEPAIRHFLRTALGAEGFEVIDAENAARGLTLAANSRPDCVILDLGLPDLDGVQFLKKLREWNTVPVIVLSARLQEDDKIAALDAGADDYLTKPFGVGELHARLRVALRHGSATSPLPQSPILEAGDLRVDVDQRRVMLGNAEIHLTPIEYRLLVTLLKHHGKVLTHSFLLKEVWGAAYADRPHYLRIYMANLRQKLEPDPAQPRRLLTETGVGYRLVDP comes from the coding sequence TTGAGCGCGCCGAAGGCGGTCGTGCTCGTCGTCGAGGACGAACCCGCCATCCGCCATTTCCTGCGCACCGCGCTGGGCGCGGAAGGATTCGAGGTGATCGACGCGGAAAATGCAGCGCGCGGCCTTACGCTTGCGGCCAATAGCAGACCGGATTGCGTGATTCTCGATCTCGGCCTGCCGGACCTCGACGGCGTGCAGTTCCTGAAGAAACTGCGAGAGTGGAACACCGTTCCGGTGATCGTCCTTTCCGCGCGCTTACAGGAGGACGACAAGATCGCCGCACTCGATGCCGGCGCCGACGACTATCTTACGAAGCCTTTCGGTGTAGGCGAGCTCCACGCGCGGCTGCGAGTGGCGCTCCGTCACGGGTCAGCAACCTCGCCGCTCCCGCAAAGCCCAATACTCGAGGCGGGCGACCTGCGCGTCGATGTTGATCAACGGCGCGTTATGCTGGGAAATGCGGAGATTCACCTGACGCCGATCGAATATCGCCTGCTCGTGACGCTGCTGAAGCATCACGGCAAAGTGCTGACCCACAGTTTTCTGCTCAAAGAGGTGTGGGGCGCCGCCTACGCCGATCGGCCCCATTACCTTCGCATTTACATGGCTAACCTGCGGCAGAAGCTGGAACCCGATCCCGCTCAGCCGAGACGTCTGCTGACCGAAACGGGCGTCGGGTATCGCTTGGTGGACCCATGA
- a CDS encoding toll/interleukin-1 receptor domain-containing protein — translation MSQIFFSYAHDDEQHRDQLEKHLASLQHEGLIESWHDRRILAGSGFDAEIDTHLEQADVILLLVSSSFLASRYCYGIEMQRAMARHASGDAVVIPVIVRPCDWQKTPLGKLLAVPRHGKPITTWSNFDEAYADVARKVREVIEHLGSSRGGQHSIADTPPREFASRPVASSSPRRSSNMRLRQVFSEADKDNYLHDSFELIAQFFEASLQELQRRHSDVECRYRRVDANNFTAAIYRSGKKEAECGIRLGGTFREDGISYSREASARSNSFNEILTVEHDDQTLFLKAMGIFSQAKRDDKLSTEQAAEYYWQMLIEPMQ, via the coding sequence ATGTCGCAGATTTTCTTTTCCTACGCTCACGACGATGAGCAACACCGCGATCAGCTGGAGAAGCACCTCGCGTCCCTGCAGCACGAAGGCTTGATCGAGTCCTGGCACGACCGCCGTATTCTCGCCGGATCGGGCTTTGATGCCGAAATCGACACTCACCTTGAGCAGGCTGACGTTATTCTTCTGCTGGTCAGCTCAAGCTTTCTAGCCTCCCGCTATTGCTATGGAATCGAGATGCAGCGCGCAATGGCTCGGCACGCGTCCGGAGACGCAGTAGTGATACCCGTCATCGTACGTCCATGCGATTGGCAAAAAACTCCGCTCGGCAAACTTCTGGCCGTTCCCCGCCATGGCAAGCCGATTACAACCTGGTCGAATTTCGATGAGGCGTACGCTGACGTCGCGCGAAAGGTCCGCGAGGTTATAGAACACCTGGGAAGTTCCCGCGGAGGACAGCACAGCATTGCCGACACGCCGCCCCGCGAATTTGCGTCTCGGCCAGTCGCGAGTTCGTCACCGAGGCGCTCGAGCAACATGCGACTTCGGCAGGTATTTTCCGAAGCCGACAAGGACAACTATCTGCACGATTCGTTCGAGTTAATCGCGCAGTTCTTCGAGGCGTCTTTGCAGGAACTGCAAAGACGCCATTCCGACGTAGAGTGCAGGTATCGCCGAGTGGACGCGAACAACTTCACTGCGGCGATCTATCGATCCGGCAAGAAAGAAGCGGAGTGTGGCATACGGCTGGGCGGCACTTTTAGAGAAGACGGCATCTCCTACTCGCGCGAGGCCTCTGCACGCTCCAACAGCTTTAACGAAATCCTGACCGTCGAGCATGATGACCAGACCTTGTTTCTCAAGGCCATGGGGATCTTTTCTCAAGCCAAGCGTGACGACAAACTCTCGACGGAGCAGGCGGCAGAGTACTACTGGCAGATGCTCATCGAACCGATGCAATAG
- a CDS encoding tripartite tricarboxylate transporter substrate binding protein produces MKVRYLAAVLLISAGVAGASESTYPSRPIRFICPYAPGGNCDIFTRTIGRKLGDALGQPVVVDNRAGANGGIGTALVAKSAGDGYTLLMGNSGPMTINPVLYESVPYDPVKDFAPITLATSYMYVLVVPPNMPVSSLNDFIASVRAKPGAMTYGSTGIGGGNHLSGELFNLMTHTKSIHVPYSGSGPALSALLGGQINYMFDTVITSVPQLQAGKIKALGVTGLKRASALPAIATLDELGLRGFELTQWQAVVAPAGTPKEIVQRLNREVVRALHMPDVIDVLVTKGGSELVGSTPEEFANVIKSDLAKYAKLVKAAAIKPR; encoded by the coding sequence ATGAAAGTTCGATACTTGGCGGCCGTGTTGTTGATCTCGGCCGGGGTTGCCGGGGCCAGCGAATCTACATATCCCTCCCGTCCGATTCGATTTATCTGTCCTTACGCTCCCGGCGGCAATTGCGACATCTTCACACGCACGATCGGCAGGAAGCTTGGCGACGCCTTGGGACAGCCGGTGGTGGTAGACAATCGGGCCGGTGCAAATGGAGGGATAGGCACGGCGCTCGTCGCGAAGTCGGCGGGCGACGGCTACACCCTGCTCATGGGCAATAGCGGTCCCATGACCATAAACCCGGTGCTCTACGAAAGCGTTCCGTACGATCCGGTCAAAGACTTTGCCCCGATCACGCTTGCCACGTCGTACATGTACGTGCTCGTGGTTCCCCCGAATATGCCCGTCAGCTCACTGAACGATTTCATTGCATCCGTCAGGGCAAAGCCCGGTGCCATGACATACGGGTCGACCGGGATAGGCGGCGGTAACCATCTTTCTGGCGAGTTGTTCAATCTCATGACGCACACGAAGTCAATTCACGTCCCATACAGCGGGAGCGGGCCAGCTCTGAGCGCTCTCCTGGGCGGCCAGATCAATTACATGTTTGACACGGTGATCACCTCGGTGCCGCAACTGCAGGCGGGCAAGATCAAGGCGCTAGGTGTGACCGGACTCAAGCGTGCGTCGGCATTGCCAGCGATCGCGACGCTTGATGAACTCGGGCTGAGGGGGTTTGAGCTGACTCAATGGCAAGCGGTCGTGGCGCCGGCTGGAACTCCGAAGGAGATTGTGCAGAGATTGAACCGAGAGGTCGTTCGAGCGCTGCACATGCCCGATGTCATCGACGTGCTCGTGACGAAAGGTGGCAGCGAGCTGGTCGGGAGCACCCCGGAAGAGTTCGCCAATGTCATCAAGAGCGATCTTGCGAAGTACGCAAAGCTGGTGAAAGCCGCAGCGATCAAACCGCGGTAA
- a CDS encoding Xaa-Pro peptidase family protein, translating to MSFDPDRIVPAEAARYEDELAFPASEYQRRLHVLHENMDAAGVDVLLVTTCINIHYLTGYQNSGQDRFQCLIVPRNGEPHFVLRKLWFTAVLGLSWTKAGTPVEDTDDMHAATLDALKRIAGSTASIGYDHQNLGMPPAFYDRLRATFSNARLVPSFGLVEKCRLYKSEPELQAIRSAAKLSVLGFEAAFNEMTPGKTESDVMAASYNTMVRAGSDYVSAQPIVVAGYRDPPRRCLTEGRTLREGTSVWYEGSAFVRRYGAPIMRTTAIGKPSADLAKISAVMVSALNAILDTAGPGVTAGAVDRAARAVVEKAGLGRFWLHRTGYSMGASFSPTWGEGEIMDIKAGDTRVLEPNTVFHTVPWVLVPGLGCIGNSETWMVTHDGVEVLTITPRELRIRD from the coding sequence ATGAGCTTCGATCCAGATCGCATTGTGCCTGCTGAAGCGGCGCGCTACGAAGACGAGCTTGCATTTCCGGCATCAGAGTATCAACGCCGGCTCCACGTCTTGCACGAGAACATGGATGCAGCTGGCGTCGATGTGTTGCTCGTGACGACGTGCATCAACATTCACTATCTGACGGGCTATCAGAATTCGGGACAGGATCGGTTTCAGTGCCTGATTGTGCCGAGAAACGGCGAGCCTCATTTTGTGCTTCGCAAGCTCTGGTTCACGGCCGTGCTGGGGTTGTCGTGGACGAAAGCAGGGACGCCGGTCGAGGACACTGACGACATGCATGCCGCGACGTTGGATGCATTGAAGCGCATTGCCGGCTCGACCGCTTCAATCGGCTATGACCATCAGAATCTGGGAATGCCCCCAGCTTTCTATGATCGGCTGCGCGCCACATTCTCCAATGCTCGCTTGGTGCCGAGTTTCGGCTTGGTCGAAAAATGCCGATTGTACAAATCAGAACCCGAGCTGCAGGCGATCCGAAGCGCCGCCAAGTTATCGGTGCTGGGGTTCGAGGCGGCATTCAACGAGATGACTCCCGGGAAAACCGAGAGCGACGTCATGGCGGCGTCTTACAACACGATGGTGCGTGCAGGTAGTGACTACGTGAGCGCGCAGCCGATCGTCGTAGCGGGATATCGAGACCCTCCGCGAAGGTGTCTGACGGAAGGTCGAACGTTGAGGGAGGGAACGTCGGTATGGTACGAAGGCTCCGCATTTGTGCGCCGATATGGCGCACCAATCATGCGAACGACCGCGATCGGGAAGCCGTCGGCGGATTTGGCAAAGATTTCGGCCGTCATGGTGAGCGCTCTGAATGCCATCCTCGATACCGCAGGGCCAGGCGTCACGGCTGGAGCAGTCGACAGAGCCGCACGCGCAGTCGTGGAGAAAGCCGGACTGGGGCGGTTTTGGCTGCATCGAACGGGGTATTCGATGGGCGCGAGCTTTTCGCCCACATGGGGCGAGGGCGAGATCATGGATATCAAGGCTGGCGACACCCGAGTCCTGGAACCCAACACGGTGTTTCATACGGTGCCGTGGGTACTCGTTCCCGGCCTCGGCTGTATCGGCAATAGCGAGACGTGGATGGTCACGCACGACGGCGTCGAAGTCTTGACGATCACGCCTCGAGAGCTACGCATCCGTGACTGA
- a CDS encoding aminotransferase class V-fold PLP-dependent enzyme yields MTASYAYLDHASVGPLSCPALETMTASLGSQARRGSLDHPQLHETAEDARGRFAKLTGASPRQIAYVPSTSAGISMIASGLDLRDGDEVVAPAIEFPSAVLPWVVLRDKGVVLRRIPCPDGQVSIDTLLDACNRRTRVISTSWVQFSSGFRLDLRALGEACRKRDIFLVVDGMQGVGALDIDVGSLPVDALVTQSYKWLLGPQGVGWLYMSERLSAATGLTAAGVRTREPRESYFDHVLQPRDCVARFESGILDFHAIGGATASQCLLMEVGIPAVEDAVVELGDRLRVGLSRMGCSVFGGAKTSGLRSQIVAFKHPRRPAQECVDALLARGVVTSVRENHVRVSPHFYNTPQEIDLLLSVLN; encoded by the coding sequence GTGACGGCTTCGTACGCATATCTCGACCACGCCAGCGTCGGGCCGCTTTCGTGCCCGGCGCTGGAGACGATGACCGCGAGTCTTGGCTCGCAGGCGCGGCGCGGTTCCCTCGACCATCCGCAACTTCACGAGACGGCCGAGGACGCACGGGGCCGCTTTGCCAAGCTGACAGGCGCGTCGCCACGCCAGATTGCATATGTCCCGAGCACGTCGGCAGGCATCAGCATGATCGCTTCCGGGCTTGACCTGAGGGACGGAGACGAGGTGGTAGCGCCCGCCATCGAATTTCCTTCCGCAGTGCTCCCGTGGGTCGTGCTGAGAGACAAAGGCGTTGTGCTGCGGCGGATACCGTGTCCGGATGGACAAGTGTCGATCGATACGCTGCTCGACGCCTGTAACCGTCGGACCCGCGTCATCTCAACGTCATGGGTACAGTTCAGCAGCGGATTCAGACTCGATTTGCGTGCGCTTGGAGAGGCTTGCCGGAAGCGCGACATATTTCTGGTGGTGGACGGGATGCAGGGGGTAGGCGCTCTCGATATCGACGTGGGATCGTTGCCTGTCGATGCGCTGGTCACTCAAAGCTACAAGTGGCTGCTCGGCCCACAGGGCGTCGGCTGGCTCTATATGAGCGAGAGACTTTCCGCCGCGACAGGACTCACTGCCGCAGGCGTCAGAACGCGAGAACCTCGGGAATCCTATTTCGATCACGTTCTGCAGCCGCGTGATTGCGTGGCGCGATTCGAGTCAGGAATTCTCGATTTTCACGCGATAGGCGGAGCGACCGCGAGTCAGTGCCTGCTGATGGAGGTGGGTATACCCGCAGTAGAGGATGCCGTCGTGGAGCTCGGCGATCGGTTGCGAGTGGGTTTGTCCCGCATGGGATGCAGCGTGTTCGGCGGAGCGAAAACGTCAGGCCTGAGATCGCAGATTGTCGCGTTCAAGCATCCTCGCAGGCCCGCTCAGGAGTGCGTCGATGCTTTGCTTGCGCGCGGCGTTGTAACGAGCGTGCGCGAGAACCACGTCCGCGTATCGCCGCACTTCTACAACACACCGCAAGAGATCGATTTGCTTCTGTCGGTATTAAATTAA